In Syntrophomonas wolfei subsp. wolfei str. Goettingen G311, a single window of DNA contains:
- a CDS encoding thiolase family protein — MGLNEVVMVSACRTPIGKFLGQFKDVPAKDLAVTAGKEAIKRAGIPADIIDEIVMGQVYQGLQKSLPARIVGLACGLPERSNACVVNQNCTSSMRALEIASRNIMLGVTDIALVVGVENMTQAPYMVPSARTGARMGDAKQIDSLTHDALVDSLVPGHMGMTAENVAVMYNITREQCDELAVRSHTNAINATDNGIFKREIVPVEVKTKKGITIIETDEHPIRGSSMESVGRLKPAFKKDGGVVTAANASGINDGASAAVIMSKQKAAELGITPLMKLVASVGVGVDPQIMGIGPAEAIPVALEKAGWKFDDVDYWELHEAFAPQFIGCKIRLKEKYGMDLSMDKVNHNGSGIALGHPIGSSGLRIVVSLYYELERLGLTKGGASTCVGTGPAMASLWTRDI, encoded by the coding sequence ATGGGTTTGAATGAAGTTGTAATGGTAAGTGCTTGTAGAACTCCTATAGGCAAGTTTCTGGGCCAGTTTAAAGATGTACCGGCCAAGGATTTGGCAGTAACAGCAGGTAAGGAAGCCATCAAGAGAGCTGGGATCCCAGCTGATATTATTGATGAAATTGTAATGGGTCAAGTTTATCAGGGCTTACAGAAATCTTTGCCCGCACGTATTGTTGGTTTGGCCTGCGGGCTTCCTGAGCGTAGTAATGCTTGTGTTGTAAATCAGAATTGTACCTCTAGCATGAGGGCGTTGGAAATTGCCAGTCGCAACATTATGCTGGGAGTGACAGATATCGCGCTGGTTGTCGGTGTGGAAAACATGACCCAGGCACCTTATATGGTTCCCAGTGCCAGAACCGGGGCCAGAATGGGCGATGCCAAACAGATCGATTCGTTAACCCATGATGCATTGGTTGATTCATTGGTTCCGGGACATATGGGAATGACTGCTGAAAATGTTGCAGTTATGTATAACATTACTCGCGAACAGTGTGATGAATTAGCGGTCAGGAGCCATACCAATGCCATAAATGCAACGGATAATGGTATTTTCAAGAGAGAAATCGTCCCGGTTGAAGTTAAAACTAAAAAAGGTATAACAATTATTGAAACAGATGAACATCCTATCCGTGGTTCCAGTATGGAAAGCGTGGGCAGGCTAAAACCAGCATTTAAAAAAGATGGGGGTGTAGTAACCGCTGCTAATGCATCCGGCATCAATGACGGCGCTTCCGCTGCTGTTATAATGTCCAAACAAAAAGCTGCGGAACTGGGAATAACACCGCTTATGAAATTGGTTGCTTCAGTTGGTGTTGGGGTTGATCCCCAAATCATGGGAATCGGGCCTGCGGAAGCAATTCCGGTAGCACTCGAAAAAGCTGGTTGGAAATTCGATGATGTTGATTATTGGGAACTGCATGAAGCGTTTGCACCTCAGTTCATAGGCTGCAAAATTCGCCTGAAAGAAAAATATGGCATGGACCTCTCTATGGATAAAGTAAATCACAATGGATCAGGTATTGCTTTGGGACATCCTATTGGCTCAAGCGGACTGCGTATCGTGGTTTCTTTATACTACGAACTGGAAAGACTCGGCCTTACCAAAGGCGGCGCCTCTACTTGTGTAGGAACCGGACCGGCCATGGCCTCTTTGTGGACTCGCGATATTTAA